A single region of the Sorghum bicolor cultivar BTx623 chromosome 9, Sorghum_bicolor_NCBIv3, whole genome shotgun sequence genome encodes:
- the LOC8065847 gene encoding keratin, type II cytoskeletal 2 epidermal — MALPTRRRRPGALLLLLLVGLVALAASFSCAHAVRLPAALQDGDTEAAGHQGQAAPAGSGAVPLEHEVDDKQVHEHVSEGVMLLSSGSGGSGGGGSRFSSSGSSGGSGSRSGSGSSSGGSRSGSGGGSGSRSGSGSSSGGSRSGGSGSKGGGSRSGGGSRGGGSRSGGGSRGTTNYDDDDSVLDVLDYDDSSAGARGGAWKTGVAATVLAVAWLL, encoded by the coding sequence ATGGCTCTCCCgacgcgtcgtcgtcgtcccggTGCCCTCCTACTGCTCCTCCTCGTCGGCCTCGTCGCGCTCGCGGCGTCCTTCAGCTGCGCGCACGCAGTCCGACTCCCCGCCGCCCTTCAGGATGGCGACACCGAGGCCGCTGGTCACCAAGGACAAGCGGCACCGGCCGGCAGCGGAGCCGTGCCCCTCGAGCACGAGGTCGACGACAAGCAAGTCCACGAGCACGTCAGCGAGGGGGTCATGCTCTTGTCCTCCGGCAGCGGCGGCTCCGGCGGAGGGGGTTCTCGTTTTAGCAGCAGCGGATCGAGTGGCGGTTCTGGTTCTCGTTCCGGCAGTGGATCATCAAGCGGCGGTTCTCGTTCCGGCTCAGGTGGCGGTTCTGGTTCTCGTTCCGGCAGTGGATCATCAAGCGGCGGTTCTCGTTCCGGCGGCAGCGGGTCAAAGGGCGGCGGTTCCCGTTCCGGCGGTGGATCAAGAGGCGGTGGCTCTCGTTCCGGCGGCGGCTCGAGAGGCACCACGaactatgatgatgatgatagcgTGCTTGATGTGCTCGATTACGACGATTCGTCTGCCGGTGCCCGCGGCGGCGCTTGGAAGACGGGAGTCGCTGCCACGGTTCTTGCCGTCGCCTGGCTCTTGTAG